In one window of Opitutus sp. GAS368 DNA:
- the efp gene encoding elongation factor P, producing MPAANDLKKGQVITFNGEPHLIMETQHRTPGNLRAFVQVKMRNLRYGKSLEQRFNSPDHVDVLNTDRRTLEFSYADREVFSFMDPETFETFEINAAMIGEAKNYLVANGKADVLFINDAPVTIDIPSSVTLKVAESSEGIKGDTASNVQKPATMETGLVVQVPLFIKPGELIKVSTADGSYLGRA from the coding sequence ATGCCCGCAGCCAACGATCTCAAGAAAGGCCAAGTCATCACCTTCAACGGCGAACCGCACCTCATCATGGAGACCCAGCACCGGACGCCGGGCAACCTCCGCGCCTTCGTGCAGGTGAAAATGCGCAATCTGCGCTACGGCAAGTCGCTCGAGCAGCGCTTCAACTCCCCCGACCACGTCGACGTCCTGAACACCGACCGCCGCACCCTCGAGTTCAGCTACGCCGACCGCGAGGTCTTCTCCTTCATGGATCCGGAGACCTTCGAGACCTTCGAGATCAACGCCGCCATGATCGGCGAGGCGAAGAACTACCTCGTGGCCAACGGCAAGGCCGACGTGCTCTTCATCAACGACGCCCCCGTCACCATCGACATCCCCTCCTCCGTGACCCTCAAGGTCGCCGAGAGCTCCGAGGGCATCAAGGGCGACACCGCCAGCAACGTCCAGAAGCCCGCCACGATGGAGACCGGCCTGGTCGTCCAGGTGCCGCTCTTCATCAAGCCCGGCGAGCTCATCAAGGTCAGCACGGCGGACGGCTCCTACCTCGGGCGCGCTTAA
- a CDS encoding bifunctional UDP-3-O-[3-hydroxymyristoyl] N-acetylglucosamine deacetylase/3-hydroxyacyl-ACP dehydratase, translating to MKQRTLLREVSIKGNALHTGDAVHLTLKPAPANHGIVFRRVDLHGHPEIKPRVDLVTDLVRATTIQQGHAKIHTVEHVLSALSGCGVDNIVIEMDASEPPIMDGSAREFVKLIQQGEPVEQDAEREYFALAETISVSRGNSSIIALPYDGLKITCTSADDRGIHTQHLSLVIDPEVYTTQVAAARTFTIYEDIEELLKLGKIKGGSLDSAIVIKGDKIISKEPLRFNDEFVRHKILDIIGDITLLGLPLKAHIVATRPGHALNAELTKQLFEKYDAWRKGGKKAAKPAAPKADVTTETTLDIRRVLDMLPHRYPFVMVDRVVELKENELVAIKNVTINEPFFQGHYPGNPVMPGVLQVEAMAQAAGILLLRQTNMEGKTALFMSCDKVKWRKPVRPGDQLLIKVKMTKLRGSIACAEGECSVNGQVVSAADLMFAVVDNSAMD from the coding sequence ATGAAGCAGCGCACCCTTCTGCGCGAGGTCTCCATCAAGGGCAACGCCCTGCACACCGGAGACGCCGTGCATCTGACTTTGAAACCCGCGCCCGCGAACCACGGCATCGTGTTCCGGCGCGTCGACCTGCACGGCCATCCCGAGATCAAGCCGCGCGTCGACCTCGTCACGGACCTCGTGCGCGCGACCACCATCCAGCAGGGCCACGCCAAGATCCACACCGTCGAGCACGTGCTCAGCGCCCTCAGCGGCTGCGGGGTCGACAACATCGTCATCGAGATGGACGCCAGCGAGCCGCCCATCATGGACGGCTCGGCCCGCGAATTCGTGAAACTCATCCAGCAGGGCGAGCCGGTGGAGCAGGACGCCGAGCGCGAGTATTTCGCCCTGGCCGAGACGATATCGGTCTCCCGCGGCAACTCTTCGATCATCGCGCTGCCCTACGACGGCCTGAAGATCACCTGCACCAGCGCCGACGACCGCGGCATCCACACCCAGCACCTTTCCCTCGTCATCGATCCCGAGGTCTACACCACGCAGGTCGCCGCCGCGCGCACCTTCACCATCTACGAGGACATCGAGGAGCTGCTGAAACTGGGCAAGATCAAGGGCGGCTCGCTGGACAGCGCCATCGTCATCAAGGGCGACAAGATCATCTCCAAGGAGCCGCTGCGCTTCAATGACGAGTTCGTGCGGCACAAGATTCTCGACATCATCGGCGACATCACGCTGCTCGGCCTGCCGCTGAAGGCGCACATCGTCGCCACCCGGCCCGGCCACGCGCTGAACGCCGAGCTGACCAAGCAGTTGTTCGAGAAATACGATGCCTGGCGGAAGGGCGGCAAGAAGGCCGCGAAACCCGCCGCGCCCAAGGCCGACGTCACCACCGAGACCACGCTCGATATCCGCCGCGTGCTCGACATGCTGCCGCACCGCTACCCGTTCGTGATGGTCGACCGCGTGGTGGAGCTCAAGGAGAACGAGCTGGTGGCGATCAAGAACGTCACGATCAACGAGCCCTTTTTCCAGGGGCACTACCCGGGCAACCCCGTCATGCCGGGCGTGCTGCAGGTCGAGGCGATGGCGCAGGCCGCCGGGATCCTGCTTCTGCGCCAGACGAACATGGAAGGGAAAACCGCGCTGTTCATGAGCTGCGACAAGGTGAAGTGGCGCAAGCCCGTGCGTCCCGGCGACCAGCTGCTGATCAAGGTCAAGATGACCAAGCTCCGGGGCTCGATCGCCTGCGCGGAGGGGGAGTGCAGCGTGAACGGCCAGGTCGTGTCCGCGGCCGACCTGATGTTTGCCGTGGTGGACAATAGTGCGATGGATTGA
- a CDS encoding c-type cytochrome, producing the protein MKRRAHSLALLLLALTGATAAETPPPWAYGFKNPMPPDAPPAVVAAPGTATPPLPDHPLLSLPGTDRRFTPAEIRDNFNPADWYPGDHPPMPEIVAHGKPPIVWACARCHNPNGKGRPENAGIAGLPVDYFIEQMQAFRNGERKSSDVRKPNTPLMVSYAQAMNDQEIRAAAEYFGAMKWTPWIRVVETARVPQTTVSAGMFLPVAGGADEALGDRIIEVPEDADVVEIQRSPRVGFIAYVPFGSLKRGEELVTTGGGRTVLCSACHGPEFKGLTLPEVGPIPSLAGRSPSYIVRQLFDLKEGLRHGKRADLMKPVVANLNTNDMLAIAAYLASRTP; encoded by the coding sequence ATGAAACGACGCGCCCACAGCCTTGCTCTGCTTCTGCTCGCCCTGACGGGCGCCACCGCCGCCGAGACGCCCCCGCCTTGGGCCTACGGTTTCAAGAACCCCATGCCGCCAGACGCCCCTCCGGCGGTCGTCGCGGCACCGGGCACAGCGACTCCGCCGTTGCCGGACCACCCGTTGCTCAGCCTGCCCGGCACCGATCGGCGATTCACGCCGGCCGAAATCAGGGACAACTTCAATCCGGCTGACTGGTATCCCGGCGACCACCCGCCCATGCCGGAAATCGTGGCACACGGGAAGCCGCCAATCGTTTGGGCCTGCGCCCGGTGTCACAACCCGAATGGCAAGGGTCGCCCGGAAAACGCCGGGATCGCGGGTCTGCCCGTCGACTATTTCATAGAACAAATGCAGGCGTTCCGCAACGGCGAGCGCAAGTCCTCCGATGTCCGCAAGCCCAACACGCCGCTGATGGTCAGCTACGCCCAGGCCATGAACGACCAGGAAATCCGGGCGGCGGCCGAATACTTCGGCGCGATGAAGTGGACGCCTTGGATCCGCGTGGTCGAGACCGCCCGCGTGCCCCAGACGACCGTCTCGGCCGGGATGTTTCTGCCGGTGGCTGGCGGCGCGGACGAAGCGCTCGGTGACCGGATCATCGAGGTGCCGGAGGATGCCGACGTGGTCGAAATCCAACGCAGTCCCCGCGTCGGTTTCATCGCCTATGTCCCCTTTGGCAGCCTCAAACGTGGCGAGGAACTTGTCACCACGGGCGGCGGACGGACGGTGCTGTGCTCGGCCTGCCACGGACCGGAGTTCAAGGGCCTGACGTTGCCCGAGGTCGGCCCCATCCCGAGCCTGGCCGGACGCTCGCCCAGCTACATCGTGCGCCAATTGTTCGACCTCAAGGAGGGCCTGCGCCACGGCAAACGCGCCGACTTGATGAAGCCCGTCGTCGCCAACCTCAACACCAACGACATGCTTGCGATCGCCGCCTACCTCGCGTCCCGCACTCCCTGA
- a CDS encoding CopG family transcriptional regulator, with translation MKKKVNYADDRGEMPDKLFVVFEDILPSPAEFARALEREKVTINLSAGSLSKFRRMAKKHRMPYQALIREVLDRVATRME, from the coding sequence ATGAAGAAAAAAGTTAACTACGCCGATGATCGCGGCGAGATGCCCGACAAACTCTTCGTCGTGTTCGAGGACATCCTGCCTTCGCCGGCCGAGTTTGCCCGCGCCCTTGAGCGAGAGAAGGTGACGATCAACCTCAGTGCCGGCAGCCTGTCCAAGTTCCGCCGCATGGCGAAGAAACACCGGATGCCCTACCAGGCACTCATCCGCGAAGTGCTCGACCGGGTGGCCACTCGTATGGAATGA
- a CDS encoding glycoside hydrolase family 88 protein has translation MSPLPRLASLLTLGLALAGATVATAKYDFGPWPAGTSPQEIGRRVAENFAAKPHSNFNRPGLPNSITYPETCTWYGALAFAQLAGDKNLTTKLVARFEPLFGPEAGMIPKPANVDATVFGAVPLELYIQTKEKRYLEVGLNLADKQWEAPTPEQLDKLKPEPRAIAEQALKEGLTWHTRYWIDDMFMITMVQAQAYRATGDRKYIDRTAREMVSYLDQLQQPNGLFYHAPDVPFFWGRGDGWMAAGSAQLLSSLPADHPARARIMEGYKKMMAALLQHQRADGMWGQLIDDPASWPESSCTGMFAYAFITGVKQGWLDEQTYGPAAKKAWLALITCLEPNADIREVCEGTNKKNDRQYYLDRKRNTGDFHGQAPVLWCAAALLR, from the coding sequence ATGAGTCCCCTGCCCCGCCTCGCCTCCCTCCTCACCCTTGGCCTCGCGCTGGCCGGTGCCACCGTTGCGACCGCCAAATATGACTTCGGCCCCTGGCCGGCCGGCACCTCGCCGCAGGAGATCGGCCGGCGCGTCGCGGAAAACTTTGCCGCCAAGCCGCACTCGAATTTCAACCGCCCCGGCCTGCCCAACAGCATCACCTATCCCGAAACCTGCACGTGGTATGGCGCCCTGGCCTTCGCCCAACTCGCCGGCGACAAGAACCTCACCACGAAGCTCGTCGCCCGTTTCGAGCCGCTCTTCGGCCCCGAGGCCGGGATGATCCCGAAGCCGGCCAACGTCGACGCCACGGTGTTCGGCGCCGTGCCCCTCGAACTCTACATCCAGACCAAGGAGAAGCGCTACCTTGAGGTCGGCCTGAACCTCGCGGACAAGCAGTGGGAAGCCCCGACCCCGGAGCAGCTCGACAAGCTCAAGCCGGAGCCGCGCGCCATCGCCGAACAGGCCCTGAAGGAGGGCCTCACCTGGCACACGCGCTACTGGATCGACGACATGTTCATGATCACGATGGTGCAGGCCCAGGCCTACCGCGCCACCGGCGACCGCAAATACATCGACCGCACCGCCAGGGAAATGGTCTCCTACCTCGATCAGCTCCAGCAGCCGAACGGCCTCTTCTACCACGCGCCCGACGTGCCGTTCTTCTGGGGCCGCGGCGACGGCTGGATGGCCGCCGGTTCCGCGCAGCTCCTCAGCTCGCTGCCCGCCGACCACCCGGCCCGCGCCCGGATCATGGAAGGTTACAAGAAGATGATGGCCGCGCTGCTGCAGCACCAGCGGGCCGACGGCATGTGGGGCCAGCTCATCGACGACCCGGCCTCGTGGCCCGAGTCGTCCTGCACCGGCATGTTCGCCTACGCGTTCATCACCGGCGTGAAGCAAGGCTGGCTCGACGAGCAGACCTACGGCCCGGCCGCGAAGAAGGCCTGGCTCGCGCTCATCACCTGCCTCGAGCCCAACGCCGACATCCGCGAGGTCTGCGAGGGCACCAACAAGAAGAACGACCGGCAGTATTACCTCGACCGCAAGCGCAACACCGGCGATTTCCACGGCCAGGCCCCGGTGCTCTGGTGCGCCGCCGCGCTGCTGCGCTGA
- a CDS encoding thymidine phosphorylase → MRKRPIPTRRFIKPSFTSLIEKKRDGQEFTQEEIRYIIDSTLDGEMPQHQQAALLMAIYFANMSAQETAILTEEMMLSGEVIDLSHISKPKIDKYSTGGVGDKTALVLAPLAMASGVVVPMMCGVEQEFVITTLEKLSAVPGFKSHMSIQHFVDQLARVGGAIAEQSPELAPADKIFYDLRLETGTIPSLPLITGSVLSKKLAEGAEGLVIDVKWGNGSFIKDLEQAKQLARSMTRVGRSMKRRCVALVTDMNQPLGDTVGTALEIKEAIALLKGEGPEDMKELVLKLGMEIVRLAGVAGSTLSAKQTVQRHLTDGSALEKFKDMIKAQGGDISYIDHPEKFPTAKHIRKLPAPKRGYVHTINAAMIAKGVSLLGAGKDAAHHNRIDYAVGVSEIKKVGTQVKQGEPLMMIHYNDEAKLEQALNFFKDAYRLAPKRPIPPPLVVERVA, encoded by the coding sequence ATGAGAAAACGTCCCATTCCCACGCGTCGGTTCATCAAGCCGTCGTTTACTTCATTGATTGAGAAGAAACGCGACGGCCAGGAATTTACGCAGGAAGAAATCCGCTACATTATCGATTCGACCCTTGATGGGGAGATGCCGCAGCACCAGCAGGCCGCCTTGTTGATGGCGATTTACTTCGCCAATATGTCGGCCCAGGAGACGGCGATCCTCACGGAGGAGATGATGCTCTCCGGCGAAGTCATCGATTTGTCACACATTTCGAAGCCGAAGATCGACAAGTATTCCACTGGTGGTGTCGGTGACAAAACGGCCCTGGTCCTCGCCCCGCTCGCCATGGCCAGCGGCGTGGTCGTCCCCATGATGTGCGGTGTCGAGCAGGAGTTCGTCATCACCACGCTGGAGAAGCTCTCGGCCGTCCCCGGCTTCAAGAGCCACATGTCCATCCAGCACTTTGTCGACCAGCTCGCCCGCGTCGGCGGCGCCATCGCCGAGCAGAGCCCCGAGCTCGCCCCGGCGGACAAGATCTTCTACGACCTCCGCCTCGAGACCGGCACCATCCCGAGCCTCCCGCTCATCACCGGCAGCGTGCTTTCCAAGAAGCTGGCCGAGGGCGCCGAGGGCCTCGTCATCGACGTGAAGTGGGGCAACGGTTCCTTCATCAAGGATCTCGAGCAGGCCAAGCAGCTCGCCCGCTCCATGACCCGCGTCGGCCGCTCCATGAAGCGCCGCTGCGTCGCGCTCGTCACCGACATGAACCAGCCGCTCGGCGACACCGTCGGCACCGCGCTTGAGATCAAGGAGGCCATCGCGCTTCTCAAGGGCGAGGGCCCCGAGGACATGAAGGAACTCGTGCTGAAACTTGGCATGGAGATCGTCCGCCTCGCCGGCGTCGCCGGCTCCACGCTCTCGGCCAAGCAGACCGTGCAGCGCCACCTGACCGACGGCTCCGCCCTCGAGAAGTTCAAGGACATGATCAAGGCCCAGGGCGGCGACATCTCCTACATCGACCACCCGGAAAAATTCCCGACGGCGAAGCACATCCGCAAGCTGCCCGCCCCGAAGCGCGGCTACGTGCACACCATCAACGCCGCCATGATCGCCAAGGGCGTTTCGCTCCTCGGCGCCGGCAAGGACGCCGCCCACCACAACCGGATCGACTACGCCGTCGGCGTCTCGGAGATCAAGAAGGTCGGCACGCAGGTCAAGCAGGGCGAGCCGCTGATGATGATCCACTACAACGACGAGGCGAAGCTCGAGCAGGCGCTCAACTTCTTCAAGGACGCCTACCGCCTCGCGCCCAAGCGGCCCATCCCGCCCCCGCTCGTCGTCGAGCGCGTGGCGTAA
- a CDS encoding class I SAM-dependent rRNA methyltransferase, which produces MSDETAEKTPLNPFRPDPGEPLPPEQWSKPWAQLKFVSFQPAIFPRMLGDVSRDARPGDLVAVYDKFGHRVGTGLFNPRAKMPLRVVVHSNQPIGEEYFEMAIRRAVALRQDMFKLDESTDAWRVINSDGDGISGLTIDRYADTLYCDVYSLGIFQRLPKWLPLLHALLGTKHVRVHVDHDLGSLEGIKPSQMKEITASAPDKVRIREGGVKYEVDFAEGHKTGFFCDQRDNRKRFGTLVKGARVLDLCSYTGGFSINAAFGGATEITAVDLDEKVIAQGRRNANLNQVSPNKLKWVHADAFAYARQMMKNGEQFDAVMCDPPKFVMTREPAGAAEGMRKYADLNTIAASLVKPGGLFVTCSCSGLVSLETFEECVIKGVHRLNRRMQIFDRTGPGVDHPVYSNCLESRYLKLLWARVV; this is translated from the coding sequence ATGTCTGACGAGACCGCCGAGAAGACCCCGCTCAACCCCTTTCGCCCCGATCCGGGCGAGCCGCTGCCGCCGGAGCAGTGGTCCAAACCGTGGGCGCAGCTCAAGTTCGTCTCGTTCCAGCCGGCCATCTTTCCCCGCATGCTGGGCGATGTGTCGCGCGACGCCCGGCCGGGCGACCTCGTCGCGGTCTACGACAAGTTCGGCCATCGCGTCGGCACCGGGCTCTTCAACCCGCGCGCCAAGATGCCGCTGCGCGTCGTCGTCCACTCAAACCAGCCCATCGGTGAGGAATACTTTGAAATGGCCATCCGCCGCGCCGTCGCGCTGCGCCAGGACATGTTCAAGCTCGACGAGTCGACCGACGCCTGGCGCGTCATCAACTCCGACGGCGACGGCATCAGCGGGCTGACGATCGACCGCTACGCCGACACGCTTTATTGCGACGTCTATTCGCTCGGCATCTTCCAGCGCCTGCCGAAATGGCTGCCACTGCTGCACGCGCTGCTCGGCACGAAGCACGTCCGCGTCCACGTGGACCACGACCTCGGCAGCCTCGAAGGTATCAAGCCATCGCAGATGAAGGAAATCACCGCGTCGGCGCCGGACAAGGTGCGCATTCGCGAGGGTGGGGTGAAATACGAGGTGGATTTCGCCGAGGGCCACAAGACCGGCTTCTTCTGCGACCAGCGCGACAACCGGAAGCGCTTCGGCACGCTGGTGAAGGGCGCCCGCGTGCTCGACCTCTGTAGCTACACGGGCGGTTTCTCCATCAACGCCGCGTTCGGCGGTGCGACCGAGATCACGGCGGTCGATCTCGACGAGAAGGTCATCGCGCAGGGCCGGCGCAACGCCAACCTCAACCAGGTTTCGCCCAACAAGCTCAAGTGGGTGCACGCCGACGCCTTCGCCTACGCGCGGCAGATGATGAAGAACGGCGAGCAGTTCGACGCGGTCATGTGTGACCCGCCTAAGTTTGTCATGACCCGCGAGCCCGCCGGTGCCGCCGAGGGCATGCGGAAATACGCCGACCTGAACACCATCGCCGCCAGCCTGGTGAAGCCCGGCGGCCTGTTTGTCACGTGCTCGTGCTCCGGCCTCGTGTCGCTGGAGACGTTCGAGGAATGCGTCATCAAGGGCGTGCACCGCCTCAACCGTCGGATGCAGATCTTCGACCGCACCGGCCCCGGCGTGGACCACCCCGTCTACTCCAACTGCCTCGAAAGCCGCTACCTCAAGCTCCTCTGGGCGCGGGTGGTATGA
- a CDS encoding methyltransferase domain-containing protein, whose product MSLTCPLCHGALIPVEKSYRCSKGHSFDLAREGYLSLLHGRQKGEGRGDSKAMMLARDRVHRAGVFDPLVSALAALPFETPPRTLLELGCGEGFFLGHMAKSHGIATSYGLDLSVDAVKLSARTLKQSLILRADLLQALPFADGSLDLVQSIFAPRPLAEIKRVLRPGGYALFVYPQGDHWQELRAFLPLAGIGEDKLPANLEGFAATASLHVTEKLALPHAVLVDLVEMSPSIHRLTREGTPWQTLLPASLAATLSLRLALFRKDRNSDLQPPVLSRINA is encoded by the coding sequence GTGTCCCTCACCTGCCCTCTTTGCCACGGTGCGCTGATCCCCGTCGAAAAATCCTACCGCTGCTCCAAGGGGCACAGCTTCGACCTGGCCAGGGAAGGCTATCTCTCGCTCCTGCACGGCCGGCAAAAAGGCGAAGGCCGGGGCGACAGCAAGGCCATGATGCTGGCCCGGGATCGCGTGCATCGCGCGGGAGTTTTCGATCCGCTGGTGTCCGCACTGGCCGCGTTGCCGTTCGAGACGCCGCCGCGCACTTTGCTGGAGCTGGGCTGCGGTGAGGGATTCTTTCTCGGCCACATGGCGAAATCACATGGCATCGCCACCAGCTACGGCCTGGACCTGTCGGTCGATGCGGTGAAGCTGTCCGCCAGGACACTGAAGCAATCGCTGATCCTGCGCGCGGACCTGTTGCAAGCCCTGCCGTTTGCGGACGGAAGCCTGGACCTGGTGCAATCGATCTTCGCCCCGCGGCCACTGGCCGAAATCAAACGGGTGCTGCGCCCGGGCGGGTATGCCCTCTTCGTTTATCCCCAAGGAGACCACTGGCAGGAACTCCGCGCCTTCCTTCCCTTGGCCGGGATCGGCGAAGACAAACTCCCGGCCAATCTGGAGGGCTTTGCGGCTACAGCCTCCTTGCACGTGACCGAGAAACTCGCTCTTCCCCACGCCGTGCTGGTCGACCTGGTGGAAATGTCCCCTTCCATCCATCGCCTGACCCGGGAGGGAACACCTTGGCAAACCCTCCTGCCCGCCAGTTTGGCGGCGACCCTCTCCTTGCGTCTGGCGCTTTTTCGGAAGGACAGAAACTCTGATTTACAGCCACCCGTATTATCTAGGATCAACGCTTAG
- a CDS encoding tetratricopeptide repeat protein, with the protein MKTIPRLKLFLMILGLTFQTGLKAETNYTNQGYEKYKGGDLDGAIADFNLAIEQNPKDAIAYTNRGIARYDKGDLDGALADASRAIELDPTISLAFSNRALAKRDAGDLDGALADAERAIQINPKSALAYTNRGTCRFDKGEADGALADFEQAIALDDSISIAHSNRGLIRQQKGDWAGAMADYNRSIELDPKAYLAFYNRGLAKYAQKDPDGAIADFTRAIEIRPQLAEPYNSRGYVRLSRRDYDVAVADFNKAIELKPKFILPRMNRGDARSARHEYEAAIKDYTEAIALSPRDADLFYKRGDAMLSKGDTNGALADFNQAIGIDPNHGNSFYARAKIRRGRGELDAAIADFGKVVELFPKFTPALIARGRAYFSKEQYDLAAADFQQALVVDPKSYEAQDVLGDVAKYKGDYDEAIALYTKSVEMNPQYGDGYWDRGRAHQFKGEFELAAADFRKTIEVAPTFEYPYLHLLVVTRLDQGDDTAVLEDFRKFVAANKSTAWVRTLSNFYLGLGELDEAGILALAKEEKDEKAASYRLASAYFYLGVQRLIDGNREGAEEFFGQSLKANPKSFPFDIKALRAQMAGGKP; encoded by the coding sequence ATGAAAACGATTCCCCGTCTGAAGCTGTTTTTGATGATACTCGGCCTGACCTTTCAGACCGGGCTGAAAGCGGAGACAAATTACACCAACCAAGGCTATGAAAAGTATAAGGGGGGGGATTTGGACGGGGCGATCGCCGACTTCAACCTGGCGATTGAGCAGAACCCCAAGGACGCCATTGCCTACACCAACCGCGGGATTGCCCGGTATGACAAGGGTGACCTCGATGGCGCCTTGGCGGATGCCAGTCGCGCCATTGAGCTGGATCCGACGATCTCGCTCGCTTTCAGCAACCGGGCGTTGGCGAAGCGGGACGCGGGCGATCTCGATGGCGCCTTGGCGGATGCCGAGCGGGCCATTCAGATCAATCCCAAATCCGCCCTGGCTTACACCAACCGTGGAACCTGTCGATTTGACAAGGGGGAGGCCGATGGAGCGCTGGCCGATTTTGAGCAGGCCATCGCCTTGGATGACAGCATCAGCATCGCGCATAGTAACCGGGGTTTGATCCGGCAGCAGAAAGGCGATTGGGCCGGTGCCATGGCGGACTACAACCGTTCCATCGAGCTCGACCCGAAGGCCTACCTGGCCTTTTACAACCGGGGCCTGGCCAAGTATGCCCAGAAGGACCCTGACGGGGCGATTGCCGACTTCACGCGGGCCATCGAAATCCGGCCCCAGCTGGCCGAGCCTTACAACAGCCGCGGCTATGTGCGACTCAGCCGGCGCGACTACGACGTGGCGGTGGCGGATTTCAACAAGGCCATCGAACTGAAACCGAAATTCATTCTGCCCCGTATGAACCGCGGTGACGCCCGGAGCGCGCGCCATGAATACGAGGCGGCCATCAAGGATTACACCGAGGCGATCGCCCTGTCGCCGCGGGACGCGGATCTCTTCTACAAACGGGGTGACGCAATGCTGAGCAAGGGCGATACGAATGGAGCCCTGGCCGACTTCAACCAGGCCATCGGGATCGATCCGAATCATGGCAATTCCTTCTATGCCCGGGCGAAAATCCGGCGGGGCCGCGGGGAGCTGGATGCGGCGATCGCCGACTTTGGCAAGGTGGTCGAGTTGTTTCCCAAATTCACGCCGGCCTTGATTGCGCGCGGCCGGGCATACTTTTCCAAGGAGCAGTATGATCTGGCGGCCGCCGATTTCCAGCAGGCCCTCGTGGTGGATCCCAAATCCTATGAAGCGCAGGACGTCCTCGGCGATGTCGCGAAATACAAGGGCGATTACGACGAGGCCATCGCGCTCTACACCAAATCCGTTGAGATGAACCCGCAATACGGTGACGGCTATTGGGATCGCGGCCGGGCGCATCAGTTCAAGGGCGAGTTCGAGCTGGCCGCCGCGGACTTCCGCAAGACCATCGAGGTCGCCCCCACCTTTGAGTATCCCTATCTGCACCTGCTGGTCGTCACCCGGCTGGACCAGGGCGACGATACGGCGGTGCTGGAGGACTTCCGGAAGTTTGTCGCGGCCAACAAATCCACCGCGTGGGTGCGGACGCTGTCGAACTTCTATCTCGGTCTCGGAGAGCTGGACGAAGCCGGGATTCTGGCCCTGGCGAAGGAGGAAAAGGATGAGAAGGCGGCGAGCTACCGGCTGGCCTCGGCCTATTTCTACCTGGGCGTCCAGCGGCTCATCGACGGGAATCGGGAAGGGGCGGAGGAGTTTTTTGGCCAAAGCCTGAAGGCGAATCCCAAGAGCTTCCCCTTCGACATCAAGGCGCTTCGCGCCCAAATGGCCGGCGGAAAGCCCTGA
- a CDS encoding BrnT family toxin, translating to MTPSHTFVWLWCVQFTWDKAKEQANRRKHGVGFETVPQVFADPGRVLLADRKHSQTEGRFWCVGHDGYGILTVRFVLRAGVIRVMGAGYWRKGERIYEEKS from the coding sequence TTGACGCCAAGCCATACCTTCGTATGGCTGTGGTGCGTGCAGTTCACGTGGGACAAAGCCAAGGAGCAGGCTAACCGGCGCAAGCACGGGGTCGGCTTTGAGACGGTGCCCCAAGTGTTCGCCGATCCTGGTCGCGTCCTTTTGGCTGACCGCAAGCACAGCCAGACAGAAGGACGGTTCTGGTGTGTCGGGCACGACGGTTACGGTATCCTGACTGTGCGCTTTGTGCTCAGGGCGGGTGTTATCCGGGTGATGGGTGCCGGCTACTGGCGAAAAGGAGAACGAATTTATGAAGAAAAAAGTTAA
- the can gene encoding carbonate dehydratase — translation MHSLKNLFDQNKVWAEAIKRRDPEFFQKLSRQQNPEYLWIGCSDSRVPANEIIGLLPGEVFVHRNVANVVVHTDLNCLSVIQFAVDLLKVKHIMVVGHYGCGGIRSVIRCERVGLADNWLRHVQDVREKHEGCLHLLPDDTARSARLCELNVIEQAANVCATTIVQDAWTRGQELTVHGWIYGLRDGLLRDLHMTAGSLEEATAAHAAAVAAVNAGAATTVPW, via the coding sequence ATGCACAGCCTGAAGAATCTGTTCGATCAGAACAAAGTCTGGGCGGAGGCGATCAAGCGCCGGGATCCGGAGTTTTTCCAGAAGCTCTCGCGCCAGCAGAACCCGGAATACCTCTGGATCGGCTGCTCGGACTCGCGCGTGCCGGCCAACGAGATCATCGGCCTGCTGCCCGGCGAGGTGTTCGTGCACCGCAACGTGGCGAACGTCGTCGTGCACACGGACCTGAACTGCCTTTCCGTCATCCAGTTCGCCGTCGATCTGCTCAAGGTGAAGCACATCATGGTGGTCGGCCACTACGGTTGCGGCGGCATCCGCAGCGTCATCCGCTGCGAGCGCGTCGGCCTGGCCGACAACTGGCTGCGCCACGTGCAGGATGTCCGCGAGAAACACGAGGGCTGTCTGCACCTGCTGCCCGACGACACGGCGCGCAGCGCGCGGCTGTGCGAGCTCAACGTCATCGAGCAGGCCGCCAACGTCTGCGCCACCACCATCGTCCAGGACGCGTGGACCCGCGGCCAGGAGCTGACCGTGCACGGCTGGATCTACGGCCTGCGCGACGGCCTGTTGCGCGACCTGCACATGACCGCCGGCAGCCTCGAGGAGGCGACGGCGGCCCACGCGGCGGCGGTCGCGGCGGTCAATGCCGGCGCGGCGACCACGGTGCCCTGGTAG